The DNA sequence AAATGAACAAAAAAGCCTGTCGGACTATATTGGCTATCTGGCAAAAATTGACCCCCGAGACTACAGTCGCGATGAACAGAAGGCCTATTGGCTGAATCTCTATAATGCATTAACCGTCAAACTTATTTCAGAAAACTACCCGATAAAAAGCATCAGGGATATCGGTAAAAAAATGGACGGACACAGTTTATTGAATAAACCGCTTATTCACGTAGCCGACAACCCGATAAGTCTCAATGACATAGAAAATCGCATTCTTCGGCCGATATGGAAAGATCATACAATACACTTTGGCTTGAACTGCGCCAATATGACCTGCCCAGGCTTATTACCTCAAGCTTTCACCGGAAAAAATGTTACAGCTCTTTTAAAGCAGTCAGGACGTGATTTTATCAACGACCAAAATGGTGTAACCCTTAAAAATGGCAAACTGATCGCTGCAGGCATTTTCAGCCAATATCGCTCTGACTTTGCCAAAGACGACAAAATGATGCTTAAGGTATTTGCCCACTATGCAGATGATCGACTGGCTCTCTACTTATTGGGATTTCAGGGTAAAATCGACTATTTTCACGATTACAGCTTGAATGGCCTCTAAAAATCTATAAAAGTAATTATTTTAAATCATATAGTTAGATAACTATTATAATCAACTTTCTATACCGCCGTGAGCAGTTGACCATTCAACAGGAGCATGAAGAAAAGACTCAATATCCGCAATGGCCTTGGCTTCCATAAGGTTTTGAATTTTACAGACCTCCAACACATCCCACCAGGTGGTTAAATGGTGCAGATTGATACCAATTTCACCCAGGTTTTTACGTGTATCCGGAAATATGTCATAGAAGAAGATAACGAATGTATCGCTAACAGTGGCGCCAGCATCGCGCAAAGCCTGACAGAACTTGATCTTGCTGCCACCGTCCGTTGTGAGATCCTCAACCAATAGAACCCTCGAACCTTCCTTTAAATCACCTTCGATCTGCGCATCGCGGCCAAAACCCTTGGGTTTTTTTCGAACGTACTGCATGGGTAGGGATAAACGCTCTGCAAGCCAGGCCGCAAAGGGTATCCCAGCTGTTTCGCCGCCAGCAATTCCGTCAATAGACTCAAAGCCTATATTGCGAAGAATCGTCGAGGCACCAAAATCCATCAATGTCGATCTCACTCGGGGAAATGAAATAATTTTTCTGCAATCAATATATACAGGGCTAATTTTTCCTGACGTTAACTGAAAGGGATCATCTGGGCGAAAATTGATTGCACCAATTTCAATCAGCATCTTTGCAGATAATTGAGCAATCAATTTGGGGTCAGGAAAGCTATTGAACGACATCATTTCACCTGTATAACGAATCGCGAGAAGAGAAGGGAAAAATACGGTTAGTGGTTAGACTTACCAAAAAACAAGCTGCGGAAATTTTGCCAGAACATCAGCTGAGATT is a window from the Porticoccus hydrocarbonoclasticus MCTG13d genome containing:
- a CDS encoding DUF547 domain-containing protein; the protein is MDKNEQKSLSDYIGYLAKIDPRDYSRDEQKAYWLNLYNALTVKLISENYPIKSIRDIGKKMDGHSLLNKPLIHVADNPISLNDIENRILRPIWKDHTIHFGLNCANMTCPGLLPQAFTGKNVTALLKQSGRDFINDQNGVTLKNGKLIAAGIFSQYRSDFAKDDKMMLKVFAHYADDRLALYLLGFQGKIDYFHDYSLNGL
- a CDS encoding orotate phosphoribosyltransferase; the protein is MSFNSFPDPKLIAQLSAKMLIEIGAINFRPDDPFQLTSGKISPVYIDCRKIISFPRVRSTLMDFGASTILRNIGFESIDGIAGGETAGIPFAAWLAERLSLPMQYVRKKPKGFGRDAQIEGDLKEGSRVLLVEDLTTDGGSKIKFCQALRDAGATVSDTFVIFFYDIFPDTRKNLGEIGINLHHLTTWWDVLEVCKIQNLMEAKAIADIESFLHAPVEWSTAHGGIES